One segment of Natronosalvus halobius DNA contains the following:
- a CDS encoding DUF7285 family protein: protein MARPEEAMFLFPTARRVIRRYCESLPHPSTAPPTDRSNRRGQTEPLAALVAVATVCLALGVYAGALSGMGQTSSDRSVAEPTLEAVHATIAADGVYDPNGSDDPVGEIPADRLPIDRTVTVTVTTLEKGHPETRRWARYVDGRYERGSATGDRPPSIASTPEGKTSTGDTVTRPIAVLEPSGKVSSATLHVEVRS from the coding sequence ATGGCGCGGCCAGAGGAGGCCATGTTCCTGTTTCCCACCGCTCGCCGGGTGATTCGACGGTACTGCGAGAGCCTGCCTCACCCGAGTACGGCTCCACCGACGGACCGTTCGAACCGGCGCGGGCAAACCGAACCGCTCGCCGCACTCGTAGCCGTGGCCACGGTCTGTCTCGCACTCGGCGTGTACGCGGGTGCACTCTCAGGGATGGGTCAGACGAGCAGCGATCGGTCCGTTGCAGAACCCACGCTCGAGGCAGTGCACGCGACCATCGCCGCCGACGGCGTCTACGATCCGAACGGGTCGGACGACCCGGTTGGAGAGATCCCGGCGGATCGACTGCCCATCGACCGAACCGTGACGGTGACGGTGACGACGCTCGAGAAAGGCCACCCAGAAACGCGACGCTGGGCGAGGTACGTCGACGGTCGGTACGAGCGCGGCTCTGCAACGGGTGACCGTCCGCCCTCAATCGCCTCAACCCCTGAGGGGAAAACAAGTACTGGCGATACCGTGACCCGTCCGATAGCCGTCCTCGAGCCTTCGGGGAAGGTGTCGAGCGCTACGCTCCACGTGGAGGTCCGGTCGTGA